From Lusitaniella coriacea LEGE 07157:
CCAACCTTGGGTTAGCCTCGCGATCGCGCTTTTTGGTTTATTCTTACTCGTTCAAGCCATAACTCTCCGCCTCCAGTTCACCGACACCGCATTTGATATTTATCGTTCTGAAAAACTCATTCGGCAATTTCCCTACTCCGACTGGCAAAATTGGCGCATTTTCTGGAAACCCGTCCCCATTCTGTTTTATTTCAAAGAAATTAATAGCATTCATTTTCTCCCCATCCTTTTCGATCCCAAAATGCTGAAAACTTGTTTAGAACCATTACCCCGTAAAGATTAAAGCAAATCGAGCAAATTCAGCTTTTATCGTCCGTTTTCAGGAATGACGCTCTCCAAAAGATAAAATGTCTGTAACTTTTTGTTCCCCATTCCCTAAAAAGCGATCGCGTTGATTTCTAATTGAACTGTGTCAGTTTTTGTACTCTGTCAAAATTGAAAAGAAGGATTGTTGGCAAGCGCAAACCGTTACCCTTTACTCGTCAACTAAAAATTGACAAATCCCTAGCCCGATCGATTGTTTACCCTTCATTATTGGTTTCATGAGTCCAGACGAATCGCAAACCCCAGAGGAAAAATTAGAGCAAGCCTTCATCGCCGATTCCGATGGCGAATCCCAAGACTTGAATATCGAAGGAGATGCAGAGGAGAAAGAGTCTTCTGATGCCCCCTTAGAGGTTGAGGCACGTCTCGATCCCTTACCCGAATTGAGGATGGATGCCCCCTCGCAGGAGGATACAACAACTTCTGATGAAAAACCCCTAGACGCGATCGCGCCAGAAACCACTCAAGAAGAACCTCCTACCCCCGATGTTGAGGAGGAAGAAGAAGAAGATTTCGCTCAACAGCAGGATATAGCCGCCCTCTCCCAGCAAAAACAGGCACTCGAAGCGGAAATTCAAACCCTGCAAGCCCAAAAAGAACAACTCCTCTCCCAACAAACCGCAGAAGTGCAAGCGCTCCTAGAACAAATGGTGCGGGAGGGAACGCGAGAATTAGAAAAACGCAGGAAATCCCTTCAAGGCTCCATCGAGCAGTTAGAACGCCGTCGGGAGCGGATTCGCGAAGAAATGCGGACGAGTTTTGCCGGAGTCTCCCAGGACATGGCAATTCGGGTACAAGGATTTAAAGATTATTTAGTCGGGAGCTTGCAGGACTTATCCGCCGCCGCCGAACAGTTGGAATTACCGGCATTTGAGCCGCCACCGCGCGAACGCCCCAGAGACGAGCGTCGAATGCCCCCACAAGAAGAGACTCCCTCGCCAAGATTTGCCAAGCAAGGGTTTCAGGAACAACGGAAGCAAATTAGTAGCATTCTCGATCGCTATCGCACCCGCCCGGATTATTATGGCCCTCCGTGGCAACTGCGCCGTACTTTCGAGCCGATTCACGCCGAGCGCGTGCAAAATTGGTTCTTTTCCCAAGGGGGACGTGGCGCAATTCGGACAATGGGCAGTCGCTTGCAAAATATTCTAATTGCTTCGTCAGTCATTGCCGTAACCCACAATCTCTACCCAGATCGATCGCGCACCTTGGTTTTAGCCAACACCCCCGAACGGTTGGGAGAGTGGCGCAGGGGGCTACAAGACTGTTTGGGCATCTCTCGCGGCGATTTTGGCCCTTCGCGGGGAATAACGCTGTTTGAGTCGCCAGAAGCCCTCGTACAGAAAGCAGAGCGCTTGGTTGATGGCAAACAATTGCCGTTAATCATTATTGACGAGACAGAGGATCGCATTGACTTGTCCCTGCTACAATTCCCTCTCTGGCTTGCTTTTGCGCCCGATCCCAGTCAGATGTCTAGCTATATGTATTAAGCCGTAAGTCTGAGGAACGGGTTTTAAAAGCTCTCAAAAATGGCAGAGGGGAAATAGGCAAAAATTCTGTACCCTATGAGTTTGAAAAATACTGTATTGTCGAACTCAGGTTATTTAAAATTTATGACTACTCAACTCATCGCTAGCGGACTGTTCGTACTTCTCGGCTACCTATTGGGTTCCATTCCAACAGGATTTTTGATGGGCAAATTGCTCAAAGGGATCGATATTCGCGAATACGGTTCCGGTTCGACGGGAGCAACCAACGTGTTGAGAACCGTGGGGAAAGGAGCCGCGATCGCGGTTTTGGTCATCGATCTGCTCAAAGGAGCCGCCGCACCGGGGATGGTAAAAGGATTTTACGCGATCGCGCCCGCAGGAATTTTACCGGACACTTGGCAACCTTGGCTCGTTACCCTAACTGCCCTAGTCGCAATTATCGGTCATAGTAAATCCGTTTGGCTCAAGTTTAGCGGGGGAAAATCCGCCGCATCGGGACTGGGGGTTTTATTAGTAATGAATCCTCTTATCGCTTTGGGAACATTGGGCATTTTCGCCCTCGTTCTCGCGATATCGCGAATTGTCTCCTTGGGTTCCATTTGCAGCGCGATCGCGGCGAACGGATTGATGCTCTTCCTCCATCAGCCGCCCCCCTACTGTGTCTTTGCCGCTCTTGCTGGGTTATACGTGGTTCTGCGCCATCGTAGCAATATTCAACGGATTTTAGCGGGAGTTGAGCCAACAATCGGGCAGAAGTTGCAAGAGAAACCGGAATAATAAGCGGCTATGTAGTTGAATTGTAATAGACGTAATTGAGTCCCAGGCGCGCGATCGCGCTATTGTACATTGTTGGCGAAAGTACTGTGCTATCTCCCCTCTCCCAAAATTGGGCGAGGGCTTACAGGGCTTCTGGGTAATATACATTAGACGTGAATTGTAATCTCGCGTTTTCGAGTCGAGCAAGGGACACAATTTTAAGCTTGAGGGAATGAAGAGGGCAATCTTTTCGGAAATTGCCCAGTTGTTAGAGTAGAACAAGAAAGCGGACAATATCAGTTCCTTATTCCGTCTTCTTCTGATCATCGGTTGATTTTTTCCACGTCTGCACGATGGACAGAATCACCAACGAGATTTGGTACAAACGGTTGCTGATGGCACTGAACAGCAGAACAGCGAGCAACCAGTTCGGCAAAGGCAGATTTAGGGGAACGGGTGCAGGAATTTCAGCAGAGGGAACGGGGATGGGTTGGTTCGATTCGATTGTATTGTTCATAGAAATTATTTCCTTAAGAGCTGTAATGCTTTGATTGTCAGCGTTCCAAAGTATCCTGAAGTCCCCAGAAAGTAGAAGGAAAGTATAAAGTTGGCTCAAGAGGAATTGGTTTGGGTATGGAGTGGATTGAATTTCTCGATAGCGTTGCCATCAAACACAAGCTGACCCCAGAGCAACGAGAAACGCTGAAAGTTCGTTTAGATAAGCGCAATGACGACAAGAGCAATATTCAGATTTCAAACGATCTCCATATTTCAGAAGCTCTGCTGAAAAAACGTTTGAGCGAACTTTATAAAATATTTGAGTCAGGTTGCCCGGATTTAGCCCGTTCCAAAAGTCGAGGCAAATTGGAAGCGTTGAGAGCGTGTCTGTGGAAGAAATACGAACGCCAACAATCTCAACCGCCTCAACCCGAAACCATAGGCATTCCCAACAATTTGCCATTGAGTGGGGTGGTGAAGTTTGTCGGGCAAGAAAAAGCCCTGGAAACCGTACACGAGAAGTTGCAGGAAGCCGCAACAGTGGCGATTACCTCCGTGTCGGGGATGGGAGGCGTGGGAAAAACGGAGTTGGCGTTGCAGTATGCCTATCAAAAGCTCAAGGAGGAAGCCTATCCCGGTGGCATTTGTTGGGTGAATGTCAGGGCGAAAGATGCAGGGATTGCGATTGTGGAGTTTGCGCGGATTCAATTGGGATTGCCCGAACCGCCGGATACGCTGGAAAATGTGCCGCAACAGGTGGAGTGGGTTTGTCGGCGCTGGAAAAGAGAACCCGTCTTGCTCGTGTTGGATGACGTAGTGGATTACGGGCAGGTGAAGTCTTATTTGGACAAGTTAGACTCGCGCTTTCGGGTGTTGATGACGACGCGGTTGCAGTTGGGAACTGCGGCAAAGCGGTTGGAGTTACCCGTGCTGAAACGGGCGGCAGCTTTCCGGTTGCTGCGGGTGTTGGTGGCGGATGATAAACGGATGGCTGCCGATGTGCGGGCGGCAAAGGCGCTGTGCGAGTGGGTGGGGTATTTGCCTTTGGGATTGGAGTTGGTAGGGCGGTATTTAGAGAAGAAGCAGGATTTGAGTTTGGCGGGAATGGTGGGGCGGTTGGAGGACAAACGGCTGGCGGCGCAGGCATTGATTAAAACCAAGGAGAAGCAGAAGAAGTATCAGCAGGACATGACCGCACAGCTTGGGGTTGCTGCGGCGTTTGAGTTGAGTTGGGTGGAATTGCCGGAAGAAGCGCGGGTGTTGTGCGGGTTGTTGAGTATCTTTGCTTTGGCTCCCATTCCTTGGCAATTGGTGGAACAGTGCTTGCCAGAGTGGGATGAGGAGGAATTGGAAGATTGCCGCGATGAGGAATTGTTGGGACGGAATTTGCTGTCGCGAGTGGAACGAGGGAACTATCAACTGCATCAACTGATTCGCGAGTTCTTTGGGGTGAAGTTGGCAGAGGAGTTGGGCAAAGGGGCGGAGGCATTGCGCCAGCGATTTGCTGTCGTGCTGACAGAGGTGGCGAAAACCATTCCTCAAACCACGACATTAACAGACATTGCGCGGGTAGAAGAAGCATTGCCGCACTTAGCAGTCGTTGCAGAAGGGTTAACGTACTTGCTGGAAGGCGAGGACGCAATTAATCCATTCGTCAGATTAGCATGGGTCGCACAGACACAAAGCCGTTGGCCAGAGGCAGAACATTGGCACACTGCTTGTCTGGAAATGACCGAAACTCGCTTCGGTAGCAATCATTCGTCTACTGCTATTAGCCTGAATAACTTGGCGGAACTTTACAGAGCAATGGGACGCTACAGCAAAGCTGAAACCCTATATAAGCGTTCGCTCCATATTTGCGAAATTCAATTCGGCGATCATCCTCTCACCGCTACTAGCCTCAACAATTTGGGATTACTCTACAAATTTATGGGACGCTACAGCGAAGCAGAACCCCTATACAAGCGTTCGCTCCAAATCCGGGAAGCTTTATTAAATAATCAGCATCCTCACATTGCCCAAAGTCTCAATAATTTAGCAGAACTTTACAGAATAATGGGAGACTATAGCGCAGCCGAATCTTTGTTCGTGCGAGCGCTTAAGATTGACGAAAAGTCTTACAACAAAGAGCATCCTGAAATTGCTACGGACTTCAATAATTTAGCAGGACTCTACCACTTAATAGGGCGCGATACCAAAGCCGAAATTTTGTATCAGGAGGCACTCCGAATTAGAAAAATGAAATTAGGCAGCGAGCATCCTCTCACTATCCAAAGCCTCAATAACTTGGCAGCACTCTACTATGTAGTAGGACGCTACGGGGAAGCCGAACCGTTATACTTGCGAACGTTAGAAATTTTGACCCAAGGCCTTCCCAAAAACCATCCCCATATTCAAACCGCTTGGGGCAATTTCTACTACCTCATCCAGCAAGCGTTGCAGAACAGGAAAGCGGGGGAGTTGTCGGCGCATCCGTTGACGCAGGGGATTTTGCAGGAGATTCAAGGTACAAGCAATGGCTAAAATTAAAACAACACCCAATCGAGTTACTACTGATGCTGAAAACTGTCGAAGGCATTTATCAAAACGGGCAAATCCAACTCACCGAACTTCCTCCCGGTGTCAGAGATTCAACCCAAGTTCTTATCACGTTTCTCGATCCCAACAAACTCGATCCTTCTCAACTTCGCCAACTGATTGACCAACTAGAAACGATCTTAGGCATTCAACAAGGCTTCAATGAAGTCAACGCCGGACAAACTCGACCCTTAGACGATTTTATTCAAGCGATGCAGCAAAAACATGAGATTTCAGGTTGAAATGACCCCCAGTAGCACCCAAGACTGTTCGATAAATTGGTTTGAAATTTTTCTCCTTTGAAGTGAGGCTTCTATTTGTTATCCAAATACTTCGCCACCGTTTGCACGTCCTTATCGCCGCGTCCGGAACAATTCAACACAATGCGCGGACTGCCATCGAGTTGCGGACAAAGGGTTTCTAGGTAAGCTAAGGCATGGGACGTTTCGAGAGCGGGAATGATCCCTTCTAGTTGAGAAACGCGCTGAAATGCTGCAACCGCCTCATCATCCGTAACGCTGTAATATTCTGCGCGTTGGGTTTCCTTGAGATAGCTGTGTTCGGGTCCCACGCCGGGATAATCCAATCCCGCACTAATCGAATGGGCTTCTAGGACTTGCCCTTCCGTATCTTGCAGCAGATAGCTCATTGCCCCGTGCAGAACACCCGGACGACCTTTGGTTAAGGTGGCAGCGTGTTTGTCGGTTTCCGCTCCTTCCCCAGCCGCTTCCACCCCAATCAGGCGCACGCTGGAGTCTTTGACAAATTCATAAAATAGCCCCATTGCATTTGACCCTCCGCCCACGCAAGCGAGGAGAATATCGGGAAGTCCGCCCCATTTTTCCTGACACTGTTGGCGGGTTTCTTGACCGATGATTGCGTGAAAATCTCGCACGATTTTGGGGTAAGGGTGAGGGCCCGCAACAGAACCAAGGATGTAGTGGGTTGTTTCAACGTTCGTTACCCAGTCGCGAATGGCTTCTGAGGTGGCATCTTTGAGGGTTCCGGTTCCGGCTTCGACGGGCTGTACGGTTGCTCCTAATAAACGCATTCGGAAGACGTTCAATGCCTGACGTTCCATGTCCTGAACGCCCATATAAATGACACATTCCAAGCCAAATCGGGCGCAAACGGTTGCGGTTGCAACGCCGTGTTGACCCGCGCCTGTTTCAGCAATGATGCGCTTTTTGCTCATGCGCTTGGCGAGTAATACTTGGGCAAGGGCGTTATTAATCTTGTGCGCGCCGGTGTGGTTGAGGTCTTCTCGTTTGAGGTAAATTTGGGAGCCCGTTCCATCAGGGCGCGCGTAGCGTTCGCTCAGGCGTTCGGCGAAGTAGAGGGGGCTGGGTCGCCCAACGTAGTCGCGTAGCAGACCTTGCAATTCTTGCTGGAAGTCGGGATCCTTGCAATAGCGATTGTAGGCTTCCTCTAGCTCGCTGAGGGCGGGCATGAGGGTTTCTGGCACGTATTTTCCACCAAATTGTCCAAAACGCCCTAGTGCGTCGGGTTGGCTGTTGGAGGGGGAGGGAGAAAGGGGTGTAGTTGTCACGGTTTTGGGAAAGTTAGATGTGGTTGAGTTCTACTATTAAAACAATTTAATGTTCGCCTTGAAAATAGATCGTTCTTTCGGGGCAATATAAAGGCAAATGTTTGGAGATAATCTATGCCTAATCTCGATCGCGCGATGCAATTTTTTTTACACGCGATCGCCAATCCTTCAGTAACAGAGGATGATTTAAATGAGGCAGCTTCCTCGGTTTTAGCTGCGGTTCAAACCTGTTCTTCAACGGAACCGCTCGATCGCTCGCTACACTCCCTCTTAAGCGTATTTGACCTTGAAGATCGCGATCGCGCCACCTTAGTTGCAATGGTTTGTGGGATTTTAGTGAAATGGGGTGGGAATAGCATGATTGTTACCGCAGCGCTAATCGAACGTCTACAGCCCTTATTAGAAGAATCGGTGCAATTGCACGACGCTTGCACCTCTCGAATGCCCGAACCCCAGGAAGACGACGATCCCATCGAACAATTTGAAACCATTAAAGCCCAACTCACAGGGCAAATGCCCAATGAAATTGCTGCTTGGGATAGCTTACAAACGTTTTGGCAACCCGCGATCGCGATTTTTTCTGCAAGCAGCGAAGCACGCCACACCGCGCAATTCTTGCGCCCAATGGCTCAAACCATTGCAGGCTATCACGAAGGCGGACACTGGCTTCAATGTATCCTTGCAGTTCTCGATAATGAACCAATTTTGGTCATCGAACCGGAAAAACGATTGGGCATTATCGGTCAAATGAGTGGTATTGCTGGCAATTTCCAGTTACAGGTTTTTCTGATGAATATTTTCCCGCGATCGGGTCTATTTAAATCCAGGCGAGTCTCTCAAAGAGTTGTCGAAGTAGCTCGTGGTCGTGGCTCTCCGCAATCAAATGATACGGTGGAGGGAGCGTGGAATCTATACAGTTGGCAAGCACTGCAACCGAATCTGACGCTTCCCGATCCCAATGACTATAACGCCAGTCATCTCTGGATTTGGGGTGAGGGCGTTCCTGATGATATTCCAGTTTTTGAAGGACATCGCGTTATCTTACTCGGTGCGCCATCTTATAGCCGCACTTGGCAATCGCAACGACTGTTCTGCGATTTGCGAGCAAAAATCGATCGCGTGCGCCGATTATCAACCGAGGAGATCGATAATTGGTTACAGCGAATTTCTCGCGCTACCCCTTAAAACCCGAATTCCTTCTATGGCTTCTCAAAAAAAACGTATTGTCTATCAAGAATTTGGTTCTACGGATAATTCCGCCGCAACAGAACGAGCAACGCGGGATTTACCACCAAACCAACAAGATTTGCGCGTACAGACTTCTCGTAAAGGGAGGAAAGGGAAAACCGTAACTATCGTTTCGGGATTTGAGTGCAAACCTGAAACCCTTGCAACGTTGCTCAAAAAACTCAAAACCCAGTGTGGAACGGGGGGAACGGTGAAGGACAACACCCTGGAACTACAAGGGGAACATCCTCAAAAATTGGTAGAACTGCTGACGAAGATGGGTTACCGTGCCAAGCGCAGTGGAGGTTAAGTTGTGAGTTCTTCGGTGGGACTGGGTTTCCCTCCCTTTTGAGACAGAATGACTTTGTGCAGAATGTAAATGGGTAGAGATGGAAGCTTGATATTTAAGAATATCTTTATATCTTCCTATCTGCCGAGCCGTTATCTGTATATCCAGTCTATACTGGAGGGCAATAAAATAAGCGGATAAAAATCAACTGTGTTGTTACTGAAAAAGAGAGGGATTGGAGAGCAAGCCCTGAATAAAATCGCGCAAATGGCGATTAATTCCCAATTTAACCAAGCTCAACGCCTCAATGTTCGCGTGAAAACAGACCCTAACCTTTTGGCACAAGGTCATTTAGAATCTCTTTTAATTGATGGTGCGGGATTGGTGATGCAAAATAATCTGCGTCTCCAGGCAATGAATATTACAATGGGGCGCGTTTCGGTCAGTCCTCTAAAAGCGCTTATGGGCAATATTCAATTGCTCGAACCCAGTCATGGCAAGGCTTGCTTTGTTTTTTCTAATGCGGATCTGACCCATGCTTTCCAAGCACAAACAACGCACCGATTAAGGGATGAGTTTAGGCTCTCACTTGGAAGTCAAGCCGTCACGATGACTCATCACAATGTAACCTGTCGTATTCTGGCTAGTGGGAAGATTGCGATTCATGGGGAGGTCCGGGTTAAAGAAACCAAAGAGACTCACCCCATTGGTATCTGTGCAACGCCCAAAATGCTTCCTGGCAAATTGGGTGTTTTCTTTGATGGGGTACAGTCTCTTCGAGGACGAGAAATTGCACCGGAACTGACTCAATGGGTATTGAAGAAGATTACCGCGATCGCGAACCTGGAAAATTTTGAATTGCCGGGACTCTCGCTGCAAATTAATCAATTTGAAGCCGCAGAGGGGACTTTGACTTTGCAAGCAACCACAAAAATGACGAAGTTACCCGCTTAGGAATAAGCGTTGCTGAGTTAAGGGATAAGTTTGAGTGACACGGGGAAGGGGTGATGCGGTGACGCGGTGAAAGAATTGACCCTCATCAAGAAAACTGACAGACCAATAGAAATGAGAGATTAATCTGTGACAAGATTGAATACTGCGCGCGCGATCGCGCTCCTTTCAATGTTAATTATTGTCCCTATCGGTTTCTGGTCGAAATTCTACAACGGTTTGGGACAAGAATGGTTCAATAATTCTCTCGGCGGCATTCTCTACGAAATTTTTTGGTGTTTGTTTTTCTTCTTCTGGATTCCCCATCGAAAAGCTGTCGTGCAAATTCCCGTTTGGGTTTTTGGAATCACCAGTCTGATTGAAATCCTGCAACTGTGGAAAACGCCGATTTTGGATGCAATGCGCTCGACTCTCATCGGACGACTTTTCCTCGGTACGACGTTTGTCTGGTCGGATTTTCTGTACTATGTTTTGGGATGTCTGTTGGGTTGGTTGGGGTTGCGGCAAATCTGGCAATTCAGCCAACACGAGAAGGAACGACGTTGATTGGATAGGACAGTGATATTGCACAATGAAAACAGTTTTTGATTTTT
This genomic window contains:
- a CDS encoding DUF3086 domain-containing protein, producing the protein MSPDESQTPEEKLEQAFIADSDGESQDLNIEGDAEEKESSDAPLEVEARLDPLPELRMDAPSQEDTTTSDEKPLDAIAPETTQEEPPTPDVEEEEEEDFAQQQDIAALSQQKQALEAEIQTLQAQKEQLLSQQTAEVQALLEQMVREGTRELEKRRKSLQGSIEQLERRRERIREEMRTSFAGVSQDMAIRVQGFKDYLVGSLQDLSAAAEQLELPAFEPPPRERPRDERRMPPQEETPSPRFAKQGFQEQRKQISSILDRYRTRPDYYGPPWQLRRTFEPIHAERVQNWFFSQGGRGAIRTMGSRLQNILIASSVIAVTHNLYPDRSRTLVLANTPERLGEWRRGLQDCLGISRGDFGPSRGITLFESPEALVQKAERLVDGKQLPLIIIDETEDRIDLSLLQFPLWLAFAPDPSQMSSYMY
- a CDS encoding LmeA family phospholipid-binding protein, whose amino-acid sequence is MLLLKKRGIGEQALNKIAQMAINSQFNQAQRLNVRVKTDPNLLAQGHLESLLIDGAGLVMQNNLRLQAMNITMGRVSVSPLKALMGNIQLLEPSHGKACFVFSNADLTHAFQAQTTHRLRDEFRLSLGSQAVTMTHHNVTCRILASGKIAIHGEVRVKETKETHPIGICATPKMLPGKLGVFFDGVQSLRGREIAPELTQWVLKKITAIANLENFELPGLSLQINQFEAAEGTLTLQATTKMTKLPA
- a CDS encoding DUF3119 family protein → MTSVQSSTQQRTVELKPSYNLPFALIFGAIPIAFLQPWVSLAIALFGLFLLVQAITLRLQFTDTAFDIYRSEKLIRQFPYSDWQNWRIFWKPVPILFYFKEINSIHFLPILFDPKMLKTCLEPLPRKD
- a CDS encoding tetratricopeptide repeat protein: MEWIEFLDSVAIKHKLTPEQRETLKVRLDKRNDDKSNIQISNDLHISEALLKKRLSELYKIFESGCPDLARSKSRGKLEALRACLWKKYERQQSQPPQPETIGIPNNLPLSGVVKFVGQEKALETVHEKLQEAATVAITSVSGMGGVGKTELALQYAYQKLKEEAYPGGICWVNVRAKDAGIAIVEFARIQLGLPEPPDTLENVPQQVEWVCRRWKREPVLLVLDDVVDYGQVKSYLDKLDSRFRVLMTTRLQLGTAAKRLELPVLKRAAAFRLLRVLVADDKRMAADVRAAKALCEWVGYLPLGLELVGRYLEKKQDLSLAGMVGRLEDKRLAAQALIKTKEKQKKYQQDMTAQLGVAAAFELSWVELPEEARVLCGLLSIFALAPIPWQLVEQCLPEWDEEELEDCRDEELLGRNLLSRVERGNYQLHQLIREFFGVKLAEELGKGAEALRQRFAVVLTEVAKTIPQTTTLTDIARVEEALPHLAVVAEGLTYLLEGEDAINPFVRLAWVAQTQSRWPEAEHWHTACLEMTETRFGSNHSSTAISLNNLAELYRAMGRYSKAETLYKRSLHICEIQFGDHPLTATSLNNLGLLYKFMGRYSEAEPLYKRSLQIREALLNNQHPHIAQSLNNLAELYRIMGDYSAAESLFVRALKIDEKSYNKEHPEIATDFNNLAGLYHLIGRDTKAEILYQEALRIRKMKLGSEHPLTIQSLNNLAALYYVVGRYGEAEPLYLRTLEILTQGLPKNHPHIQTAWGNFYYLIQQALQNRKAGELSAHPLTQGILQEIQGTSNG
- a CDS encoding ribosomal maturation YjgA family protein; the encoded protein is MTRLNTARAIALLSMLIIVPIGFWSKFYNGLGQEWFNNSLGGILYEIFWCLFFFFWIPHRKAVVQIPVWVFGITSLIEILQLWKTPILDAMRSTLIGRLFLGTTFVWSDFLYYVLGCLLGWLGLRQIWQFSQHEKERR
- the trpB gene encoding tryptophan synthase subunit beta; translated protein: MTTTPLSPSPSNSQPDALGRFGQFGGKYVPETLMPALSELEEAYNRYCKDPDFQQELQGLLRDYVGRPSPLYFAERLSERYARPDGTGSQIYLKREDLNHTGAHKINNALAQVLLAKRMSKKRIIAETGAGQHGVATATVCARFGLECVIYMGVQDMERQALNVFRMRLLGATVQPVEAGTGTLKDATSEAIRDWVTNVETTHYILGSVAGPHPYPKIVRDFHAIIGQETRQQCQEKWGGLPDILLACVGGGSNAMGLFYEFVKDSSVRLIGVEAAGEGAETDKHAATLTKGRPGVLHGAMSYLLQDTEGQVLEAHSISAGLDYPGVGPEHSYLKETQRAEYYSVTDDEAVAAFQRVSQLEGIIPALETSHALAYLETLCPQLDGSPRIVLNCSGRGDKDVQTVAKYLDNK
- a CDS encoding translation initiation factor, whose amino-acid sequence is MASQKKRIVYQEFGSTDNSAATERATRDLPPNQQDLRVQTSRKGRKGKTVTIVSGFECKPETLATLLKKLKTQCGTGGTVKDNTLELQGEHPQKLVELLTKMGYRAKRSGG
- the plsY gene encoding glycerol-3-phosphate 1-O-acyltransferase PlsY, producing MTTQLIASGLFVLLGYLLGSIPTGFLMGKLLKGIDIREYGSGSTGATNVLRTVGKGAAIAVLVIDLLKGAAAPGMVKGFYAIAPAGILPDTWQPWLVTLTALVAIIGHSKSVWLKFSGGKSAASGLGVLLVMNPLIALGTLGIFALVLAISRIVSLGSICSAIAANGLMLFLHQPPPYCVFAALAGLYVVLRHRSNIQRILAGVEPTIGQKLQEKPE